Proteins from a genomic interval of Marmoricola sp. OAE513:
- a CDS encoding response regulator transcription factor: MVTEGGETRVVLVDDQELVRSGLRRILRKRDGFEIVAECGDGSELPAVLDAADGVDVVVMDLRMREVDGITATRALAARCDAPPVLVLTTFDDDEMLSGALRAGAAGFLLKDSSADDLIRAVRAVAAGDSWLDPAVTGRVLSSYRQSAPATEAAPNEHDVLTTRELEVLCLMGGGRSNTEIAEDLFISELTVKSHVGRIFTKLDLRDRPAAIVYAYDNGLVRPSL, translated from the coding sequence ATGGTGACCGAGGGCGGTGAGACCCGGGTCGTCCTCGTCGACGACCAGGAGCTGGTGCGCTCGGGTCTGCGACGCATCCTGCGCAAGCGCGACGGGTTCGAGATCGTCGCCGAGTGCGGTGACGGCTCCGAGCTCCCCGCAGTGCTCGACGCCGCGGACGGCGTCGACGTCGTCGTCATGGACCTGCGGATGCGCGAGGTCGACGGGATCACGGCGACCCGCGCGCTCGCGGCCCGGTGCGACGCGCCGCCCGTCCTGGTGCTGACGACCTTCGACGACGACGAGATGCTCTCCGGGGCGCTGCGCGCCGGAGCAGCCGGGTTCCTGCTCAAGGACTCCTCGGCCGACGACCTGATCCGGGCCGTACGTGCCGTCGCCGCCGGGGACTCCTGGCTCGATCCGGCAGTGACCGGTCGGGTGCTGTCGAGCTACCGGCAGAGCGCGCCCGCGACCGAGGCGGCGCCCAACGAGCACGACGTGCTGACAACCCGCGAGCTCGAGGTGCTCTGCCTGATGGGCGGCGGACGCTCCAACACCGAGATCGCCGAGGACCTCTTCATCTCCGAGCTGACCGTGAAGAGCCACGTCGGCCGGATCTTCACCAAGCTCGACCTGCGCGACCGCCCGGCCGCGATCGTCTACGCCTACGACAACGGTCTGGTGCGCCCCAGCCTCTGA